The genomic region GAGTTCGCGTTCCAGCACCCGCAGGGTGGGGCCACCGGGCCGGCCGGCGGTGTTCGGCGGTGCGGGCGGCAGCTGCCGGGCCGGACGGTGCGGCGCGTAGGCGTAGACATTGTGACAGGGCGTCAGCACGAGCCGGGGGTCCTGGTCGTGAGAGACCTCGAAGCCCCGGTCCCGCAGCAGCGAGACCAGTTCCTTCAACCGTCCGTCGAGGTCGTGGACTTCCATGGCGATGCGGTCGATGCGGCTCCACGACGCGTCGTCGATCCCCGCCAGTACCTCGGCCTCGGCCTTCTCCACGTCGATCTTCAGCAGGTCGATCCGCTCCAGCCGCTGTTCGGCGATCACCCGCGTCAGGGTGCTGACCTCGCAGCGGCGGGCCTCTGCCGTCAGCCGGTCGGCGGCGAGCCTGCCGAGCTGCGGGCCCTGAGTGGCCTCTTCGCCGGTGACGAGGTAGCGCCGCAGCACCTCGACGTCCTCGTCGGGATGCGCGAACCGGCCGGACATCACGCTGTTGCCGGGGTAGTAGGTGAAGTCGCTCTCGCCCGTGACGCTGCCCAGGGCGCAGTTCAGTACGGTGACGTCGAGTCCGTACAACTCGGCGTTGAGGGCGACGGCCGCCGCGAGTTCGGCGACGGGTTCCACGGCGACGATCCGGGCGCCGGGACTGGCCAGGGCGGCGCGGAGGGTGAACATCCCGATGTTGGCGCCGACGTCCAGCACGACCGCGCGGTCCGGCAGGGTGATGCCGTGTCGCAGATAGGCGTTGTCGGTGAAGATCTCGCGGTACAGGAAGTCGGTCTCCGTGCGGCTGACTCCGGCGACGAGCAGGTCGTCCGCCGGTTCGTGCCAGCTCAGCCGCCCCAGCCTCCCGGCGGCCTCCAGTGCGGCGGCCCGGTGCAGGAGCGCGGCGGCTTCCGGGTCGGGGAGGAGGCAGGCGGTGCGGTCCGGGGCGCCCAGGGCCTGTCCGAAGACCGGCCGGACAGGTCCCAGGACATCGGCGTCCAGGACGGCGGGGTGGGTACGGAACGCCGCTGTCAGGGCTCGGTCCGCCTCGGCGTCGGCGGCCGGTGCGACGGGAGTGGTCAGGTCGGTCATGTGTCCCTCTCGGTCGTCCCGTGGATGTCCCGCATGAAGTCCGACAACAGGCCCACGAGTCCGGGGTCCGCGCCGAAGGCCGACAGGTGATCCCCGTGCGGCATCATCCGCAACGTCGCGCACGGCAGCCGCTCCGCGACCTGGACGGACCCCTCGGGATGGGCGGTCGTGTCCTGTTCGCTGGAGACGACCAGCGTCGGCTGCCGCACCTCCCTGAGGAGCGGACGGTAGTCCGTGCTCATGATGACGCCGTTGAGGAGCCCGTAGCGGTGCATCAACTCCGGTGAGGCATAAGGGTGGAGAAGGTGGTGGGCGACCTCGGGACGCAGCGCGTCCAAGGCCTGTGGCCTGCGCATCATCCGGTGCAGGCCCTCGGCGTGCCGGGGGCTGCGGCTCGCCATCGCCAACAGGCCCTCGACATCACGCTGATGGGGTGTCTTGGGGGCGTCCTCGCCCAGTTCGTAGTCGCCGTGCCACAGGCTGAGCGAGGTCACCCGGGGCGAGGCCGCGGCAGCGGCCAGCGCGAGGGCCGCGCCGCCGCACAGCCCCATGACGTGCGCCTCGCCGATGCCGAAACCGTCGAGGACGGCAAGGACGTCGGCTGCCTGCGCGGCGAGGTCGTGCCCGGTCAGGGCGGGCAGCCCCGGACCGTCCCCGGCGGCGAACATGCCACGGCTCTCCCAGGTCACCACCTGGCAGGTCCCGGACAGCGCCCGCAACCAGGGGGCCGCCAGGCCGACCGGCATGCCGCAGGCCATCACCACCACCACGGCGGGTGCGTCCGCCGCCCCTGCCCGGTAGCCGCGCAGCGGGGTGCCGTCGTGGGCGCGCAGCGGGACCGGCCGGCCCGGGGGAGCGGCGTGTACGGCCCGCACGGCGCGGTCGACCGCGGAGGCGTCCGCGTGGATCACCGCCTCCGCCGGCGCCGTGCCGAGCGCGCGGGCCAGCCGTCTGCTGACGGCCAGTTCCACGGACCACAGCCCGTCGCCGGACGGGACGACAGTGACCCCGGGCATGTCCAGCCGGGCCGCGAGCGCGTCCAGCGCCGCTTGCAGCACCCGTACGGAGCCAGGGTCCGACCCCGCAGGCGGAGTCACCCGCAGGCGCTCGGGCACGGCGCTCAGGAGCGGTTCCAGATCGAGCAGGGCGGCGGCGAGTTCCTGCAGCGGTACGGCGTCCGCGCTGCTCTGCGCCGATCGCGGGCCGCTGCTCTGCGCCGATCGCGGGCCGTTGCCTTGTGACAATCGTGGACCGGCCTCTGTGTCAGGCATGGTTGATGCGCTTCCCTCCTCCATCGGACCGCCTCTCGGTACGGGGAGCCGACCGCCCGGCGACCCGGTGGCCACGGACACCGCCCGCGTACGGTCCCTCAGACGCCCGGAGCCCGGAACGGGCGGTTGCGTGTGGTGTGCGTCGCGATCCGGTTGTGGGTGTGCGTGTTCTCGCCGTGCACCAGGACCGCGCCGTAGCGGTCGAGGCTCACTCGGCCTCCGTACTCCTCGATGGAGTCCGTGCCGGGGTAGACCTCCACGGAGGTGGGCACGTAACGGGAGGCGAAACCCATCCGCATGTCGCGGCTCCGGCCGCTGTGCGGGTGGGAGGCGTGCATCAGGGTGGACCAGAAGACGATGAACTGGCCCGCCCGCATCTCCATGTTCACGGCCTGCGACTCGTCAGGGGTCCAGTCCTCGTCGATCTGGAGCTCGCGGTAGTCGTAGCCGAAGAAGCCACGGCGAATCCCGTCCTTCTCCACGGAGTTGACCTTGTCCGGCACGTAGTGCATGCGCTTGGTCTCGTCGTAGTACATGGTGCGGTGGGTGCCGGGGATGAACTGCAGGCACCCCATATCCACGCTCGCCTCGCTGAAGGCGGTCCACACGGTGATCGTGCCACCGAAGTCGGAGCCGTCCGGCCACTGGATCTGCGGGGTGCCGGAGGCGTTGGCGAAGGTGTCGGCCTGGTGCCAGTCCGTTCCCTCGTCGCCCGGGTACTTCGGGAAGAACTCGGTGCGCCAGCACAGCACGTCCGGCCCGAGGATGCGGCTGACCCGGTCCACGATCTCCGGCCTGGTGATGTGGTCGGCGAGGAAGTCGGAGTCGAGATGCCGGTCGTAGTTGGCGATGTTGGTGGTGCCGGACACCGCGGCGCGGTCCTGGTAGACGGCGTCCGTGCGGTCCAGCAGCCGCAGCCGTTCCCGCCGCCAGATGTCCTTCATCTCGTCCGGTTCGTAGAGCGTGAACGGACCCGCGTATCCGCGCGCGTGGAAGTCCGCCAACTGCTGTGCGTCGAGGGCGAAGCTCTCTGCCTGCGAAGTCATCCGAACTCCTCGGTTCGTGGGAGGGGGCTGCCCGGTGCGGCGGCGGCGGCCACATGGGAGGCGAGGTTGCGTACCGTCGCACCCTCGATCAGCACCGTGATGTCGAGGTCCGTGCCGAAGGCCTTGTTCACCTGCTCGAACATGCGCAGCAGAGTCAGCGAGGTGCCGCCCAGGTCGAAGAAATCGGCGTCGGGGCCGATGCCGTCGATGTCGATGACGGAACGCCAGATCGCTGTGACACGCGCCTGGACGGCGGCGATTCCCGCGCCGGCCGCGTCCGCGCCGCCAGTCTCCGTACTGTCGGTCCGGTGGCGGTCCCGGACCAGGGCGCTCAGCGCCGCGCGGTCGGCCTTGCCGTTGGGCGTGAGCGGCAGCGTCTCCAGAAGCTCGTACGCGGAGGGCCGCAGCTGGTCCGGCAGGCCGAGCGCCAGGTCGCGCAGTTCGTCGACGAGCTTCTCCGGCGCGCCGTCGGTGGACCCTTCGGTGGGCACGACACAGGCGATCAGCCGGACGTCGTCCTCTCCGTAGTCGCGAGGCAGCACGACGGCGGACGCCACCAGCGGGTGCCGGCCGAGCAGGGCTTCGACCTCCCCGGGCTCGACCCGGAAGCCGCGGATCTTGATCTGGTCGTCCGTGCGCCCCAGGTAGCCGTACTGCCCGTCGTCGAGGCGGACCACGCGGTCACCGGTGCGGAAGGTACGGCAGGCCCGGTGCGCGCTCGCGGCCTCGCTCCGCTCGCCGGTGTGCGGGGCGCTCCCGGAGAAACGTTCCTGTGTGAGTTCGGGGCGATGGAGGTATCCGGCAGCCACCCCCGGCCCCTCGATGTGGAGTTCACCGGGCTGCCCGTCGGGGACCGGCTCGCCGTCCGGGCCCCGTACATGGAACGTGAGGTCCCGCAGCGGGACTCCGATGGGGCTGGGGCCGTCCGCGTCGAGATCCGCCCGTGACAGGCGACGGTACGAGGCATGCACGGTCGCCTCGGTGATGCCGTACATGTTGACCAGCTCCGGGCGCTCGTCGCCGTGCCGGTCGATCCAGTCGCGCAGCGTCGCGGGGTCGAGCCGCTCGCCGCCGAGTACGACCGTGCGCAGACTCTCCAGCGGGAGCGGTGCTCGCGCGTCCACCGCGGCCAGCCGCCGGAAGGCGGCCGGAGTCTGGTTGACGACAGTGACCCTTTCGGAGCGCAGCAGTTCGTGGAAGGCCGCCGGGGAGCGGGCGACGTCACGGGGGACGACGACCAGCCGTCCGCCGTGCAGCAGGGCGCCCCAGATCTCCCATACGGAGAAGTCGAAGGCGGCCGAGTGGAAGACCGTCCACACGTCGTCGGGCCCGAACCCGAACCACTCCCGGGTCGCCGAGAAGAGGCGCACGACCTCGTGGTGCCCGACCAGGACGCCCTTGGGCTCACCGGTGGAACCCGAGGTGTAGATGATGTAGGCGGGGCCGGTGCCGCCCGGGTGTACGGCGTCGGGCCGGGGCGCGCCACTCGCGGGCAGCAGGTCCAGGCGGACGGTCCGCACATCGAGTCCGGTGAACGCCGGGGCGAGATCCGACGTGGTCACCACGGCCACTGACGCACTGTCACCCACGGTCCACCGTGCACGCGCGGCAGGGTAGTTCGGGTCGATGGGTACATAGGCCGCGCCGCATTTGAGAATTCCGAGCAGACCCGCCACCGTCCCGGATCCGCGGGCGACGTACAAGCCGACGTGGCTGCCCGCGACGACACCGGCGGAAAGCAACTCGTCGGCTATCACATCGGATTTCGCGTCGAGTTCCCGGTACGTCAGTTCACTGTCGCCATCGGTCACCGCGATATGGTCCGGATACTGCCGGACCACGGCCTTGAACAGATGGGTCAGGGAAGACTCCGGACCATCGGGCGGAGTTCCGTTTACCGTAGTGCCGTTAGTC from Streptomyces sp. NBC_01267 harbors:
- a CDS encoding chlorinating enzyme, whose product is MTSQAESFALDAQQLADFHARGYAGPFTLYEPDEMKDIWRRERLRLLDRTDAVYQDRAAVSGTTNIANYDRHLDSDFLADHITRPEIVDRVSRILGPDVLCWRTEFFPKYPGDEGTDWHQADTFANASGTPQIQWPDGSDFGGTITVWTAFSEASVDMGCLQFIPGTHRTMYYDETKRMHYVPDKVNSVEKDGIRRGFFGYDYRELQIDEDWTPDESQAVNMEMRAGQFIVFWSTLMHASHPHSGRSRDMRMGFASRYVPTSVEVYPGTDSIEEYGGRVSLDRYGAVLVHGENTHTHNRIATHTTRNRPFRAPGV
- a CDS encoding FkbM family methyltransferase; this encodes MTDLTTPVAPAADAEADRALTAAFRTHPAVLDADVLGPVRPVFGQALGAPDRTACLLPDPEAAALLHRAAALEAAGRLGRLSWHEPADDLLVAGVSRTETDFLYREIFTDNAYLRHGITLPDRAVVLDVGANIGMFTLRAALASPGARIVAVEPVAELAAAVALNAELYGLDVTVLNCALGSVTGESDFTYYPGNSVMSGRFAHPDEDVEVLRRYLVTGEEATQGPQLGRLAADRLTAEARRCEVSTLTRVIAEQRLERIDLLKIDVEKAEAEVLAGIDDASWSRIDRIAMEVHDLDGRLKELVSLLRDRGFEVSHDQDPRLVLTPCHNVYAYAPHRPARQLPPAPPNTAGRPGGPTLRVLERELRDLAARNAPGLAVPGRFAVVADLDEARRTAPTGDGGSPQLPSGPGTAVLAEIWTDIFGPGTVRPDANFFALGGNSLTAVRLLAQLEDRLGEDVLAPDTVFTADNFAEIAAALEAGLPPEESAGTPGGAPHPDRPGAR
- a CDS encoding alpha/beta fold hydrolase — its product is MPDTEAGPRLSQGNGPRSAQSSGPRSAQSSADAVPLQELAAALLDLEPLLSAVPERLRVTPPAGSDPGSVRVLQAALDALAARLDMPGVTVVPSGDGLWSVELAVSRRLARALGTAPAEAVIHADASAVDRAVRAVHAAPPGRPVPLRAHDGTPLRGYRAGAADAPAVVVVMACGMPVGLAAPWLRALSGTCQVVTWESRGMFAAGDGPGLPALTGHDLAAQAADVLAVLDGFGIGEAHVMGLCGGAALALAAAAASPRVTSLSLWHGDYELGEDAPKTPHQRDVEGLLAMASRSPRHAEGLHRMMRRPQALDALRPEVAHHLLHPYASPELMHRYGLLNGVIMSTDYRPLLREVRQPTLVVSSEQDTTAHPEGSVQVAERLPCATLRMMPHGDHLSAFGADPGLVGLLSDFMRDIHGTTERDT
- a CDS encoding amino acid adenylation domain-containing protein, producing MVRQYPDHIAVTDGDSELTYRELDAKSDVIADELLSAGVVAGSHVGLYVARGSGTVAGLLGILKCGAAYVPIDPNYPAARARWTVGDSASVAVVTTSDLAPAFTGLDVRTVRLDLLPASGAPRPDAVHPGGTGPAYIIYTSGSTGEPKGVLVGHHEVVRLFSATREWFGFGPDDVWTVFHSAAFDFSVWEIWGALLHGGRLVVVPRDVARSPAAFHELLRSERVTVVNQTPAAFRRLAAVDARAPLPLESLRTVVLGGERLDPATLRDWIDRHGDERPELVNMYGITEATVHASYRRLSRADLDADGPSPIGVPLRDLTFHVRGPDGEPVPDGQPGELHIEGPGVAAGYLHRPELTQERFSGSAPHTGERSEAASAHRACRTFRTGDRVVRLDDGQYGYLGRTDDQIKIRGFRVEPGEVEALLGRHPLVASAVVLPRDYGEDDVRLIACVVPTEGSTDGAPEKLVDELRDLALGLPDQLRPSAYELLETLPLTPNGKADRAALSALVRDRHRTDSTETGGADAAGAGIAAVQARVTAIWRSVIDIDGIGPDADFFDLGGTSLTLLRMFEQVNKAFGTDLDITVLIEGATVRNLASHVAAAAAPGSPLPRTEEFG